The Thermodesulfovibrio sp. 3462-1 genome contains the following window.
AGTTGTTGACAACAGGGAGTTATTCCTTGAGCTTGCGAAAAGATACTTCCGTATAAAGGAGTCTGATTCTCTTGAAATTCTTCAGAGTGTAATGGATAGATTCCTTTCCATTGCAAAGGAATTTAATGTAATGGAAGAGCTCCAATTCTCCACTGAAACATTTTATCAGCTTAAACAATTCAGGTTTGAATCAAAGAACGCTGTTTTTGCTAATATGTTGAAAAATTTATTTGAAGAAAACGCTAAAGACAGGAACATATTTATTTATGGAGGACCAGCAGTGGGTAAAAGACTTCTTGCAGCAGCACTTTATACAGCTCAGGATAATCCTCGCAGAGAAAAACCATTTGTAATGATTTTTTGTGATATAGAAGAAGAAACTCTTGAAGAAGAATTTTTTGGAATAAAAGAAGGATATCTTGGAAAAAAGGGTAAAAGGGGAGTGCTAAAAAATGCAGAAGGAGGAACTCTTGTAATAAAAGAATTTGATCGAATGCCGATAAATTTTCAGAATAAACTTGAAAAAGCAATTAGTTCTGGTAGGTTTTACAGAGTTGGTGACATAAACCCTGTTGAATTTCCTGATGTAAAATTTATCCTAATAGGGAAGGAAGATATAAGGGTGAAAGCAGCGCAGGGGGAATTTTCAAGCTCTCTTATTAAACTCATTAATCCTGTGTTTATTAGAATCCCTTCATTGAAAGAAAGAAGAGAGGATGTGTTTTACATAGCTGGTGAAATTGTTAAAAAATATAATCTCAATATTGAAGACAAACTTACACAACCAGAAATAGTTGAAAAATTTAAAACTGATCCATTCCCGAACAATCTGAGAGATTTAAAAAGATTTTTATTTCTTCTTTATATCCAGCGTCTTCTTAAATTTTAAATATTCAACCCCACCAACTAAAGAAGCAAAAACCTGAGACATAAACCATAGCAATGATACTGCCACAACTTGAGCTTTACCGAAGGATTTTCCGAAAAATATAATAAAACACCATTCTCTTACTCCAATACCGGAGACTGAAATTGGAAGCATTGAAATCAGTATTATAATTGGCAGGAATATGCATACTTCAATAAAAGACACTGAAATGTCAATTCCGAGAAAAATTACATAAACTGAAACAATTATAGTAAACTGAACGAGGAAAGAGTAAAAAATCGCCTGCAAAATCTGTTTTCTCGTGAAGCTTAAAACATAATCATGGAATTCTTTGAAAAATTTAATCTTTCCAAGCAGTAATAAAAAAAGGCTTGCTAAAATAAATGATAAAAAACTTAAAGGCACACTCCACATAAGCCTGTGCTGTGGAAGATTTTTATAAAACAAACAGAAAAATGCAAAACCTATCAATAATAAAGCAAAAAGCCCTGTGTATCTCTCCATAAAAACTGATGCTAAAGCCTTTTTAAGTCCTGCTTTTTCCTTGATCATAAAAATTTTTATTAAATCGCCTCCAATTATTCCAGGCAAAACATTATTAAAAAATGAACCAATAAGATAAAGTGAGAAAAGCTCTGAAACCTTTAAATGCTGCTGAGGTAGAAAAATTTTCCACCTGAGCGTTGATATGTAAGAAGAAAGAATGTATAAAAACGAGGCAGATAAAAAAATTAACGGATTTATCAGAAAAAGGGTGTTTAAAACATGGGTGATATCAATTTTTTTAAAAAGATACAAAATCAATAAAACAGTTACAGCAAAACGAATGAAGAATTTTATATATTTTTTCAATCTCCGGGTCCCAGAATTTTCTTTAAAATGTAGATTGGTTTTTTCTGAGCTTCGTGATAAACTCTGACAATCATCTCACCAAGAAGTCCCATACCAATAAAGTTAAGGCCTATCAAAACAGAAAAGAATCCACCAAGAAGAAGGGGTCTTCCACCAATTGATATGCCTTTAAATATCTTAAGAAAGACAAGATATCCAACAATCACTGCACCAAGAACCATGAATAAAACTCCAATTGGACCAAAAAACTGAATTGGTTTTGTTGAAAAGCTATGTAAAAACTTTACAGTAACAAGGTCTAAGAGTACTTTAACAGTTCTTCCAATTCCATATTTTGACTTTCCTTTGTATCTTGGATGATGTTGTACCTCAATCTCTTTTATTTTAACTCCGTACCAGCTTGCAAGGGCTGGGATAAATCTATGCATCTCACCATAAAGCTTGAGATTTTTAACCACTTCCCTGCGATAGGCTTTTAAAGAACATCCGTAGTCATGAATTCTCACTCCTGTAACCTTTCCAATAAGCCAGTTGGCAACTATGGAAGGAAGTCTTCTTGACAGGAATGGGTCTTTTCTTTTTTTTCTCCATCCACTTACCAAATCAGCATCCTTTATTGCTTCAAGAAACTTTGGAATATCAGCAGGATCATTCTGCAGATCTCCATCCATTGTAATAACCACATCTGCACGAGCAAAGTCAAATCCTGCAGCAAAGGCTGCTGTTTGTCCAAAATTTCTGCGGAAACTTAAAACCACCACATGTGGATCACTTTGTTGAATCTCTTCAAGATATTTCAATGTACTGTCAGTACTTCCATCGTCAACATAAATTATTTCGTAAGTAATTGGCAATTTAGTTAGAATTTCTGTGAGCTTTTTATGAAGCTCTTTTATATTTTCTTCTTCATTGTAAAGCGGAATTACAACTGATAAATCCATCCTTTTTGCCTCCTTCAGTAGGTTTCTGGTACTTTTAACTGCATACCTTTAAAATTGTAGCATCTAAAAATCGTATAATCTCTAATTTTAACTCTTTTTTTATAAACTGTAAAATACTCTGGAACACATCTTTCAAAAGCAGAAGAAACCTGAGGTTCTGGTGAATCTTTCTGACCATAAACAACATAAATTCCATGAATTTTGCCATGGAGTTCACTATTTATTGACTGCCACAGGTCATACTGATTCATTCTTCTGCCAAGATTTATGCAGTAAACACGTGGGTTTCCTTCTACATAAAAAGCAAGCTCACTTGAAATCTGATATCTATCAGAGAAAATGATTACTTTACCAGAATTCTCAAGTGATTTTTTTACTTCTGAAACTTTTATTCCTAGTTCTTTCCATCCTTTAAGCCTCGCTGAAGGATCTATTTTTTCAGGTAGATTTAAATATGCAATTGCATAGTTTATGAAAGTAAAACACACAGCAATAATCACTGTCAGAAATGTGAGTTTTTGAAAAATTTTTCTTTCCCAGCAATAGGCAATAATAATTACGAACACAACATAGGCTGGCATTGCCCAGTTTGCCTGAACCTTTCCCTGAAGGCTTTTAAGTAAAAAGAAAATAAGAATAGGCGTTGAAAAACAGATAAGAAACCATTTTATATCAGGCTTAAGGCTTAAGGCTGAAGGTCTCAGAATTAAATACAATCCAAAAATAAATGCTCCCGGAGTGACAACCGCAAGTTGGCTTCCAAAAAATTCGGCAAAATACTTTAAAGAAATTTTAAATCCCTCATAAACATGTGCCTGCCCTGCAGTGTGTTTAAGTGTAACCCAGTCATGCTGGGCATTCCAGATCATTACAGGAGAAAAAACGATGATGGAAATTATTAAAGATGCATAAAGCCATGGATTTTTTAAGTTCTTGCATAACCCTTTCTTCAAGAAATAAAGGAACATACAAAAATAGAAAAAAGCCATTGTATACTTTGTAAGAAGTCCAAGCCCTATTAATAAACCAACAAGCAACCAGTAATTCATCTTCCCCTCTGCTGCAAGAATGAAAAAATACATTGAAACAATCCAGAATAAAATAAAGGGGCTGTCAATTGTAAAAAGCACACCAAATGTTGAAAATAAAGGAATTAATTGAAAAAGAACTCCACTTATGTATCCTGCTTTCTCATCAAAAAGTTTTTTGCCAATCTTATAAACAAAAAAGCTGCTCAAAAATGAGCAAACTACAGCAAAAATTCTCACTCCAAAAGGATTATCACCAAAGAGCCATGTTGAAAAAGCAATTGCATAGGCAATCATTGGACCCTTGGAGTAATAGCTTAAATCAAGTCTTCTTGACCATTCCCAGTAATGAGCTTCATCAGGGCTGAGATCTACTGGTCCATGAATGATAAAATAAATTCTGAAAAGGCTCAGAATTATAAGGAAAAAGTAAAAAAATCTTTTCATGTTTACCACTGATAAAGTAGCTTTAAAAACTCCGTAACCGATAATTAATCCCAGCAAAGCACCACCAAGCACATCCGTTAGCCAGTGAACACCAAGATAAAGCCTTGACACACCTATAAGCATGGCTACTGAAATAACGTAGATTGAAATCAACCTGGATTTCCATAATCTTTTACCAAAAAGAATTAAAACAGTAGCCACTGTTAAAGCATTTGTTGCATGATTTGAAGGGAAACTGTAAGAAGCTGTGCATCCAACAACTGCCCTAAAATACTCTGTATGACATGGACGAACCCGCTGAACAAGATTTTTAATTTCAAGAGAAAACCAATCAGAAATAAATACGCCGACTGTAATAGCTGTAACTAAATATACAATTTCTATGTAATTTTTTGTTTTGAAGTATCTGTATATCATGAAAAGAAATACCGGAAGCCATAAAATATAGCCCCGCTGTGTAAAAAAAACCATTAAAAAGTCCAGGAAACTGTTTGACAGGGTCTTATGAAAAAATAAAAATATTTCCTTTTCCATTTTCAGTTTGAAATTATAACATGTTATAATTCCATTATGCCTGTTTTCGTAAAAGATAGTGAAAAATGTGTTGGATGCCTCATTTGCATGTTTGCCTGTGCTCGGGCACATCAAGCAGTAGGGCTTGAGAGTTCCTGCATAAAGGTTCGTTCTCATGGTGGAATATCAAGAGGTTTTTTAGTGTCCGTATGTCGTGGATGTGAAGACCCGCCCTGTGCAAGGGCCTGTCCAGAGGATGCTCTGATTGTGAGAAAAAGCGGTGGTATATTATTAAATGAAGCTAAATGCAGTGGTTGTGGATATTGTGTTAAAGCCTGCATACTTGATGCAATAGGATGGAATGGTTCAATCAATAAACCAGTAGTATGCCTTCAATGTGGAGAATGTGCAAAAAGCTGTCCATACAAAGTATTGGAGTTTGTAAGAAAATGATTAAAGAAGACATTTTAAAAAGAGTTTTATACATTGACCTTACAAAGAAAAGATTCTGGATTGAGGAAAGACCTGAACTTTTCTCAAAATACATTGGTGGTACAGGAGTTGCAGTAAAACTTCTTGAAGAAAACTGTCCACATGATCTTGAACCATTTTCTCCTGATAATCCAATTATTTTTGCAGTAGGACCTTTAAACGGTCTTTTCCCGATAGCATCCAAAACTATTGCAATGTTTAAGTCTCCCCATACTGGAAATCTTGGTGAATCCCATGCAGGTGGAAGAAGCGCAATTGCTATCAGAATGGCAGGATATGGAGCAATTGTTATAAAAGGAAGAAGTGAAAGACCATGTTATGTTGCAATTCATGGAGATAAAGTTTTTTTCAGAGATGCTACAACACTGTGGGCACTGGAAGAATCAGCAGGAAGAATAATAAGAGCACATGAGCCTGGTGCTGGATTAAGAACAATAATGAGAATTGGACCAGCAGGAGAAAGACTTGTAAGCTTTGCCTGTGTAACTTTGGAAACTTACAGACATTTTGGAAGACTTGGACTTGGTGCAGTATTCGGAAGTAAAAATCTTAAAGCTATTGTAATATCCGGCAAAAGAAACCTTCCAGTTACTCATTTTGCAGAATATAAAAGCCTCTATGGTAAGCTCCTAAAAGAGCTTTTAGAATCTGAAAAAATGAAAAAATATCACGAACTTGGCACACCTGCAAATGTGCTACCACTAAGTTTTTCAAAAGGAATTCCAATAAAAAACTTGCTTACAAATGAATTAACAGGTATTGAAACTCTGTCTGGTGAAGCCTTTGCTCAGAAACATCTTGGAAGGAGAGTTGCCTGTGCTCACTGTCCAGTTGCATGCATTCATCTTGCAGCATTAAGAAAACCATATGAAGATGAACCTTATTTTTATAGAACGGTTTATCTGTCTTATGATTATGAGCTTATCTATGCTCTTGGTTCAATGTTAGCAATTACTAACTCTGAGGATGTTTTAAAACTAATCGAAGTAATTGAAGATATTGGAGTTGACGCAATCTCTGCAGGAGTTATCCTTGCATGGGTTACAGAAGCTTTTCAGAAAGGAATAATAAATGAGAAACAAACTGAAGGAATTATTCCTGAATGGGGACATGCTGATACTTATGTTGAATTAATAAGAAAAATTGTTTATGGAGAAAGCGAATTTTATAGAGACATTGCCAGAGGAATTGATTACGCTTCTTCAAAATATGGAGGAAGGCAGTTTGCTTTAACATATGGGAAAAATGAAATGCCTGGTTATCATACAGGATTAGGTGCTCATCTTGGATATTTATTTGGTGCAAGACACAGCCATCTTGACTCTGCTGGATATGCCATTGACAGAGAAGCAATGACAAAGCCTGTATCGCCAGAACAATTAGTTGAAAAAATTCTTAATGAAGAGCAGTGGAGACAGATTCTTTCAAGCCTTGTTATATGCTTTTTTGCCAGGGAGATTTATACTCCTGAGGTTGTAGTTAAATGTTTAAAACTTGCAGGATTTGATTTAACTGAACAAGAGCTTTTAAAAACAGGCAGAGAAATCTATGCAAACAAGTATCGCTTTAAAGTTCAATGTGGCTTTGATATTGAAAATTTAACTCTGCCAGAAAGAGTTTTTGAAACTCCTTCAAGCATGGGATTGATAGACAGGGAGTTTTCAGACAGAGCAATTGCATTACTAAAAGAAAATATCAAAAGTTTGTTATAATTTCTCATGCGAGAAAAAATTAAATACTGCATCTTTTTTCTTTTTATAGCGTTTTGTTTTACTAAACCAGCTTATGCAAAAGAGATTGTGGTTCTTACAGTAAATGGTATTATAAATCCGCCTCATGCTGAATACACAATAAAAGGCATTAAAAAGGCTCTGCAGATAAATGCA
Protein-coding sequences here:
- a CDS encoding glycosyltransferase family 2 protein, which produces MDLSVVIPLYNEEENIKELHKKLTEILTKLPITYEIIYVDDGSTDSTLKYLEEIQQSDPHVVVLSFRRNFGQTAAFAAGFDFARADVVITMDGDLQNDPADIPKFLEAIKDADLVSGWRKKRKDPFLSRRLPSIVANWLIGKVTGVRIHDYGCSLKAYRREVVKNLKLYGEMHRFIPALASWYGVKIKEIEVQHHPRYKGKSKYGIGRTVKVLLDLVTVKFLHSFSTKPIQFFGPIGVLFMVLGAVIVGYLVFLKIFKGISIGGRPLLLGGFFSVLIGLNFIGMGLLGEMIVRVYHEAQKKPIYILKKILGPGD
- a CDS encoding sigma 54-interacting transcriptional regulator; this translates as MSFPVFRHTISRFRELLEEGDQKISQLIKYDPVIAYLIFQEVNKPCGKIEITNFSQMINYLGIKKIEEIIIQRELFLENEDLYIWIYGILSAEISALISEKFSHIHRDEAFFTGLFPCLGLLFMTNEFPKYRRIIHFLIKLPLEDRVFLEEKVFGTNHIETLKRNIICPPFKEVVNILNKMFPKDGVKDIKTPVPPKGSTLQSCYDLALLADLSAYGAQALMFPSVVDNRELFLELAKRYFRIKESDSLEILQSVMDRFLSIAKEFNVMEELQFSTETFYQLKQFRFESKNAVFANMLKNLFEENAKDRNIFIYGGPAVGKRLLAAALYTAQDNPRREKPFVMIFCDIEEETLEEEFFGIKEGYLGKKGKRGVLKNAEGGTLVIKEFDRMPINFQNKLEKAISSGRFYRVGDINPVEFPDVKFILIGKEDIRVKAAQGEFSSSLIKLINPVFIRIPSLKERREDVFYIAGEIVKKYNLNIEDKLTQPEIVEKFKTDPFPNNLRDLKRFLFLLYIQRLLKF
- a CDS encoding aldehyde ferredoxin oxidoreductase family protein — translated: MIKEDILKRVLYIDLTKKRFWIEERPELFSKYIGGTGVAVKLLEENCPHDLEPFSPDNPIIFAVGPLNGLFPIASKTIAMFKSPHTGNLGESHAGGRSAIAIRMAGYGAIVIKGRSERPCYVAIHGDKVFFRDATTLWALEESAGRIIRAHEPGAGLRTIMRIGPAGERLVSFACVTLETYRHFGRLGLGAVFGSKNLKAIVISGKRNLPVTHFAEYKSLYGKLLKELLESEKMKKYHELGTPANVLPLSFSKGIPIKNLLTNELTGIETLSGEAFAQKHLGRRVACAHCPVACIHLAALRKPYEDEPYFYRTVYLSYDYELIYALGSMLAITNSEDVLKLIEVIEDIGVDAISAGVILAWVTEAFQKGIINEKQTEGIIPEWGHADTYVELIRKIVYGESEFYRDIARGIDYASSKYGGRQFALTYGKNEMPGYHTGLGAHLGYLFGARHSHLDSAGYAIDREAMTKPVSPEQLVEKILNEEQWRQILSSLVICFFAREIYTPEVVVKCLKLAGFDLTEQELLKTGREIYANKYRFKVQCGFDIENLTLPERVFETPSSMGLIDREFSDRAIALLKENIKSLL
- a CDS encoding lysylphosphatidylglycerol synthase transmembrane domain-containing protein — translated: MKKYIKFFIRFAVTVLLILYLFKKIDITHVLNTLFLINPLIFLSASFLYILSSYISTLRWKIFLPQQHLKVSELFSLYLIGSFFNNVLPGIIGGDLIKIFMIKEKAGLKKALASVFMERYTGLFALLLIGFAFFCLFYKNLPQHRLMWSVPLSFLSFILASLFLLLLGKIKFFKEFHDYVLSFTRKQILQAIFYSFLVQFTIIVSVYVIFLGIDISVSFIEVCIFLPIIILISMLPISVSGIGVREWCFIIFFGKSFGKAQVVAVSLLWFMSQVFASLVGGVEYLKFKKTLDIKKK
- a CDS encoding glycosyltransferase family 39 protein, with product MIYRYFKTKNYIEIVYLVTAITVGVFISDWFSLEIKNLVQRVRPCHTEYFRAVVGCTASYSFPSNHATNALTVATVLILFGKRLWKSRLISIYVISVAMLIGVSRLYLGVHWLTDVLGGALLGLIIGYGVFKATLSVVNMKRFFYFFLIILSLFRIYFIIHGPVDLSPDEAHYWEWSRRLDLSYYSKGPMIAYAIAFSTWLFGDNPFGVRIFAVVCSFLSSFFVYKIGKKLFDEKAGYISGVLFQLIPLFSTFGVLFTIDSPFILFWIVSMYFFILAAEGKMNYWLLVGLLIGLGLLTKYTMAFFYFCMFLYFLKKGLCKNLKNPWLYASLIISIIVFSPVMIWNAQHDWVTLKHTAGQAHVYEGFKISLKYFAEFFGSQLAVVTPGAFIFGLYLILRPSALSLKPDIKWFLICFSTPILIFFLLKSLQGKVQANWAMPAYVVFVIIIAYCWERKIFQKLTFLTVIIAVCFTFINYAIAYLNLPEKIDPSARLKGWKELGIKVSEVKKSLENSGKVIIFSDRYQISSELAFYVEGNPRVYCINLGRRMNQYDLWQSINSELHGKIHGIYVVYGQKDSPEPQVSSAFERCVPEYFTVYKKRVKIRDYTIFRCYNFKGMQLKVPETY
- a CDS encoding 4Fe-4S binding protein, which translates into the protein MPVFVKDSEKCVGCLICMFACARAHQAVGLESSCIKVRSHGGISRGFLVSVCRGCEDPPCARACPEDALIVRKSGGILLNEAKCSGCGYCVKACILDAIGWNGSINKPVVCLQCGECAKSCPYKVLEFVRK